One window of the Suricata suricatta isolate VVHF042 chromosome 7, meerkat_22Aug2017_6uvM2_HiC, whole genome shotgun sequence genome contains the following:
- the KLHL31 gene encoding kelch-like protein 31: MAPKKKTLKKNKGDINEMTIIVEDSPLNKLNALNALLEGSNGLTCISSELTDASYGPNLLEGLSRMRQENFLCDLVIGTKTKSFDVHKSVMASCSEYFYNILKKDPSTQRVDLNDIAPMGLATVIAYAYTGKLTLSLYTIGSIISAAVYLQIHTLVKMCSDFLIREMSVENCMYIANIAETYSLKNAKAATQKFIRDNFLEFAESDQFLKLTFEQINELLIDDDLQLPSEIVAFQIAMKWLEFDQKRMKYAADLLSNIRFGTISAQDLVNYVQSVPRMMQDADCHKLLVDAMNYHLLPYHQNTLQSRRTRIRGGCRVLVTVGGRPGLTEKSLSRDILYRDPENGWSKLTEMPAKSFNQCVAVMDGFLYVAGGEDQNDARNQAKHAVSNFCRYDPRFNTWIHLASMNQKRTHFSLSVFNGLLYAVGGRNPEGSLASLECYVPSTNQWQPKTPLEVARCCHASAVIDGRVLVTGGYIGSAYSRSVCAYDPAGDSWQELPGLSTPRGWHCAVTLGDRVYVMGGSQLGARGERVDVLTVECFRPATGQWSYAAPLLVGVSTAGASALHGRAYLVGGWNEGEKKYKKCIQCFSPELNEWTEDDELPEATVGVSCCTLSMPNSVTRESRASSVSSVPVSI; this comes from the exons ATGGCCCCCAAAAAGAAGActctaaaaaagaacaaaggagataTCAATGAGATGACCATAATCGTAGAAGATAGCCCCCTAAACAAACTGAATGCTTTGAATGCGCTCCTAGAGGGAAGCAATGGCCTTACCTGCATTTCTTCTGAACTAACAGATGCTTCTTATGGCCCCAACCTCTTGGAAGGCTTAAGCAGAATGAGGCAGGAGAACTTCCTTTGCGATTTAGTCATTGGCACCAAAACCAAATCTTTTGATGTTCACAAGTCAGTGATGGCTTCATGCAGTGAATACTTTTACAACATCCTAAAAAAAGACCCGTCTACCCAAAGGGTGGATCTCAATGATATCGCACCGATGGGCCTGGCTACTGTCATCGCATATGCCTACACTGGAAAGCTGACTCTCTCCTTGTATACAATAGGAAGCATTATTTCTGCTGCGGTTTATCTTCAGATCCACACCCTTGTAAAGATGTGCAGTGATTTTCTGATACGGGAGATGAGTGTTGAGAATTGCATGTACATTGCTAACATTGCTGAAACATACTCtttgaaaaatgcaaaagcaGCAACCCAGAAATTTATCCGGGATAACTTCCTTGAATTTGCAGAATCAGATCAGTTTTTGAAACTTACATTTGAGCAAATTAATGAACTTCTCATAGATGATGACTTACAGTTGCCTTCTGAAATAGTAGCATTCCAGATTGCAATGAAATGGTTAGAATTTGaccaaaagagaatgaaatatgcTGCAGATCTCTTGAGCAATATTCGCTTTGGTACCATCTCTGCACAAGACCTGGTCAATTATGTTCAGTCTGTACCAAGAATGATGCAAGATGCTGACTGTCACAAACTTCTTGTAGATGCTATGAACTACCACTTACTTCCATATCATCAAAACACATTGCAGTCTAGGCGCACGAGAATCCGCGGGGGTTGTCGAGTCCTTGTCACTGTTGGGGGACGTCCGGGCCTCACTGAGAAATCCCTTAGTAGAGACATCTTGTACAGAGACCCTGAAAATGGATGGAGCAAGCTTACAGAAATGCCAGCCAAGAGTTTTAATCAGTGTGTGGCCGTGATGGATGGATTTCTTTACGTGGCCGGTGGCGAAGACCAGAATGATGCGAGAAATCAAGCCAAGCATGCAGTCAGCAACTTCTGCAG ATACGATCCCCGCTTCAACACCTGGATACACCTGGCCAGCATGAACCAGAAGCGCACGCACTTCAGCCTGAGCGTGTTCAACGGGCTCCTTTACGCCGTGGGCGGCCGCAATCCCGAAGGCAGCCTGGCCTCGCTGGAGTGCTACGTGCCCTCCACCAATCAGTGGCAGCCGAAGACGCCCCTGGAGGTGGCGCGCTGCTGCCACGCCAGCGCGGTCATCGACGGCAGGGTGCTGGTGACCGGCGGGTACATCGGCAGCGCGTACTCGCGCTCGGTGTGCGCGTACGACCCCGCCGGCGACTCGTGGCAGGAGCTGCCGGGCCTGAGCACGCCGCGGGGCTGGCACTGCGCGGTCACGCTGGGCGACAGGGTGTACGTGATGGGGGGTAGCCAGCTGGGGGCGCGCGGGGAGCGTGTGGACGTGCTGACCGTAGAGTGCTTCCGCCCCGCGACCGGCCAGTGGAGCTACGCGGCGCCGCTGCTGGTGGGCGTGAGCACGGCGGGCGCCTCGGCGCTGCACGGCCGCGCCTACCTGGTGGGGGGCTGGAACGAGGGCGAGAAGAAGTACAAGAAGTGCATCCAGTGCTTCAGCCCGGAGCTCAACGAGTGGACGGAGGACGACGAGTTGCCCGAGGCCACCGTGGGCGTGTCCTGCTGCACCCTCTCGATGCCCAACAGCGTGACCCGGGAATCCCGAGCCAGCTCGGTGTCCTCGGTGCCAGTCAGTATCTGA